From Coffea arabica cultivar ET-39 chromosome 2e, Coffea Arabica ET-39 HiFi, whole genome shotgun sequence, the proteins below share one genomic window:
- the LOC113731461 gene encoding stress enhanced protein 1, chloroplastic isoform X2, producing MALAQVSNCLYTSVRDVCVSNPVRISSAARIPISGVAKFGTTFASGSPLLQRSSYSTKAASKATSVSIKCEQGAKGGNSVDVWLGRFAMVGFAAAISVEIGTGKGLLENFGLTAPLPTVALAVTALVGVLTAVFIFQSASKS from the exons ATGGCTTTGGCTCAAGTCTCCAATTGTCTTTACACTTCCGTTAGAG ATGTTTGTGTCTCAAACCCAGTAAGGATTTCATCTGCTGCTCGAATTCCTATCAGTGGTGTTGCTAAATTTGGAACTACCTTCGCTTCCGGCTCTCCTCTTC TTCAGAGATCTTCTTATTCAACAAAAGCTGCAAGCAAAGCTACTTCAGTGTCAATAAAATGTGAGCAGGGTGCCAAAGGGGGCAACAGTGTTGATGTGTGGCTTGGTCGATTTGCAATGGTTGGCTTTGCAGCGGCTATTAGTGTTGAAATAGGAACAGGCAAAGGACTTCTGGAG AATTTTGGTCTGACAGCTCCCCTGCCAACGGTGGCATTGGCAGTTACAGCATTAGTGGGTGTTCTTACAGCAGTTTTTATCTTCCAATctgcctccaagagttaa
- the LOC113731461 gene encoding stress enhanced protein 1, chloroplastic isoform X1 — protein sequence MALAQVSNCLYTSVRDVCVSNPVRISSAARIPISGVAKFGTTFASGSPLPVQRSSYSTKAASKATSVSIKCEQGAKGGNSVDVWLGRFAMVGFAAAISVEIGTGKGLLENFGLTAPLPTVALAVTALVGVLTAVFIFQSASKS from the exons ATGGCTTTGGCTCAAGTCTCCAATTGTCTTTACACTTCCGTTAGAG ATGTTTGTGTCTCAAACCCAGTAAGGATTTCATCTGCTGCTCGAATTCCTATCAGTGGTGTTGCTAAATTTGGAACTACCTTCGCTTCCGGCTCTCCTCTTC CAGTTCAGAGATCTTCTTATTCAACAAAAGCTGCAAGCAAAGCTACTTCAGTGTCAATAAAATGTGAGCAGGGTGCCAAAGGGGGCAACAGTGTTGATGTGTGGCTTGGTCGATTTGCAATGGTTGGCTTTGCAGCGGCTATTAGTGTTGAAATAGGAACAGGCAAAGGACTTCTGGAG AATTTTGGTCTGACAGCTCCCCTGCCAACGGTGGCATTGGCAGTTACAGCATTAGTGGGTGTTCTTACAGCAGTTTTTATCTTCCAATctgcctccaagagttaa
- the LOC113731463 gene encoding sodium/proton antiporter 2, with product MYTLLSIRSSHFSPSHNFNKNHDHHSHHHPLGFSAPLSLKSGQPYVGQSYTIRPRDYGPKILHRSGVLVRAEDEARDLSSSSSTQQRQPQTHSEKQQLQELYSSSRECDPLCSVDETSSQDHPKTDFLKALAILAAAGTGTLAINHSWVAANQDLAMALLFGIGYAGIIFEESLAFNKSGVGLLLAVSLWVIRSIGAPSTDIAVSELSHASAEVSEIVFFLLGAMTIVEIVDAHQGFKLVTDNITTRKPKVLLWVIGFATFCLSSVLDNLTSTIVMVSLLRKLVPSSEYRKLLGAVVVIAANAGGAWTPIGDVTTTMLWIHGQISTLPTMKDLIVPSAVSLAVPLALMSLTSEVNGKGQNLPNVLSSEQTAPRGKLVFSVGIGALVSVPVFKAVTGLPPYMGMLLGLGVLWILTDAIHYGESERLKVPQALSRIDTQGVLFFLGILLSVSSLEAAGILRELANYLDANIRNVELIASAIGVVSAVIDNVPLVAATMGMYDLSSFPQDSKFWQLVAYCAGTGGSMLIIGSAAGVAFMGMEKVDFFWYLRKVSGFAFAGYAAGIAAYLAVHNLSFSLPTLAQFPLLSHS from the exons ATGTATACTCTGCTGTCCATCAGAAGCAGccatttttccccttctcaTAATTTCAACAAAAACCATGACCACCATTCCCACCACCACCCTTTGGGATTCTCTGCACCTCTCTCCCTTAAATCCGGGCAACCTTATGTAGGTCAATCTTATACTATAAGACCTAGAGATTATGGCCCAAAAATTTTGCACCGAAGTGGAGTCCTGGTCAGAGCTGAAGACGAAGCCAGAGACCTTTCTTCTTCCTCGTCGACACAACAACGGCAGCCACAGACCCATTCTGAGAAACAGCAGCTTCAG GAACTTTATTCATCATCCAGAGAATGTGATCCGCTGTGTTCAGTTGATGAAACGAGCTCACAAGACCACCCAAAGACAGATTTTTTGAAAGCACTTGCGATTTTGGCAGCAGCTGGGACGGGGACATTGGCAATAAATCACTCCTGGGTTGCTGCGAATCAG GACCTTGCCATGGCATTGTTATTTGGAATAGGGTATGCCGGGATAATATTTGAAGAATCTCTGGCATTCAACAAAAGCGGAGTTGGACTTTTGTTGGCAGTCAGCTTATGGGTGATAAGAAGCATTGGG GCTCCTTCCACAGATATAGCTGTTTCAGAGTTATCACATGCGTCTGCTGAAGTCAGTGAAATtgtgtttttcttgcttggtgCAATGACAATTGTGGAGATAGTTGATGCTCATCAAGGATTTAAGTTGGTAACAGATAATATTACCACTCGCAAGCCAAAAGTTCTGCTCTGGGTG ATAGGTTTTGCTACTTTTTGTCTCAGTTCAGTCCTCGATAACCTGACATCCACAATTGTGATGGTCTCCTTATTGAGAAAATTAGTACCTTCATCAGAATATAGGAA GCTTCTGGGTGCTGTTGTGGTCATAGCAGCAAATGCTGGTGGAGCATGGACTCCTATTGGTGATGTGACCACTACCATGTTGTGGATACATGGTCAAATATCAACACTGCCAACGATGAAG GACTTGATTGTGCCTTCAGCTGTTTCTCTGGCTGTCCCCTTGGCTCTTATGTCTCTTACAAG CGAAGTTAATGGAAAAGGACAGAACTTGCCCAATGTTTTGTCTTCGGAACAGACGGCTCCTCGAGGAAAGCTTGTTTTTTCTGTGGGAATTGGTGCTTTAGTTTCTGTCCCAGTGTTCAAAGCTGTAACTGGTTTACCTCCTTACATGGGTATGCTGCTTGGACTGGGAGTTCTTTGGATTTTAACAGATGCTATTCATTATGGTGAATCAGAAAGATTGAAAGTACCACAAGCTTTATCAAGAATCGATACTCAaggagttctattttttctggGGATACTTTTGTCTGTCAGCAG CTTGGAGGCAGCAGGTATTTTGCGGGAATTGGCAAATTACCTTGATGCCAATATACGAAACGTTGAATTAATTGCAAGTGCAATAGGAGTTGTGTCAGCAGTCATAGACAATGTTCCACTGGTTGCAGCAACGATGGGAATGTACGATCTGTCTTCATTTCCTCAAGATTCCAAGTTCTGGCAACTAGTGGCATATTGTGCTGGTACAGGTGGATCCATGCTAATCATTGGTTCTGCTGCTGGGGTTGCATTCATGGGAATGGAGAAGGTGGACTTCTTTTGGTACCTCCGCAAG GTAAGTGGTTTTGCTTTTGCTGGTTATGCCGCGGGCATTGCTGCATATCTAGCAGTTCATAATCTCAGCTTCTCTCTTCCAACTCTGGCTCAGTTTCCGCTCCTTTCCCATTCATAA
- the LOC113731464 gene encoding D-3-phosphoglycerate dehydrogenase 1, chloroplastic yields the protein MAAASASSTSLFISKPSPSSKLSWKNQLPLPSALAAISLRGCGSNHRHSPRLVVFAMDAKPTVLVAEKLGEAGINLLKDFANVDCSYNLSPEELCTKISLCDALIVRSGTKVTREVFESSDGRLKVVGRAGVGIDNVDLAAATEHGCLVVNAPTANTVAAAEHGIALLTAMARNVAQADASIKAGKWQRNKYVGVSLVGKTLAVMGFGKVGSEVARRAKGLGMHVIAHDPYAAADRARAVGVDLVSFDEAIATADFISLHMPLTPATSKILNDENFAKMKKGVRIVNVARGGVIDEDALVKALDAGIVAQAALDVFTEEPPSKDSKLVQHENVTVTPHLGASTMEAQEGVAIEIAEAVVGALKGELAATAVNAPMVPAEVLTELKPFVVLAEKLGRLAVQLVAGGSGVKNVKVTYASSRAPDDLDTRVLRAMITKGLIEPISDVFVNLVNADFTAKQRGLRITEERILLDGSPENPLEFIQVQIANVESKFASAISESGEIKMEGRVKDGIPHLTKVGSFEVDVSLEGSIILCRQVDQPGLIGKVGSILGEENVNVSFMSVGRVAPRKHAVMAIGVDEQPSKESLKRIGEISAIEEFVYLKL from the exons ATGGCGGCGGCTTCAGCTTCCTCGACGAGCCTTTTCATCTCAAAACCCTCGCCCTCGTCTAAACTTTCATGGAAGAACCAGCTTCCACTTCCCTCCGCCTTAGCCGCCATCTCCCTCCGTGGCTGCGGCAGCAACCATCGCCACTCCCCCAGGCTCGTGGTTTTCGCTATGGACGCCAAACCTACAGTCCTGGTTGCGGAAAAGCTCGGCGAAGCTGGAATCAATCTCTTGAAGGACTTCGCCAACGTCGACTGCTCCTATAATTTGAGTCCGGAAGAGCTTTGCACCAAGATCTCGCTTTGCGATGCGTTGATTGTTCGCAGTGGAACCAAGGTCACTCGTGAGGTTTTTGAGTCCTCCGATGGAAGGCTTAAGGTCGTCGGACGAGCTGGCGTGGGGATTGATAACGTGGATCTGGCCGCTGCCACCGAGCATGGATGCCTTGTCGTTAATGCTCCAACCGCTAACACTGTCGCCGCGGCAGAGCATGGGATCGCGCTGCTAACTGCCATGGCTCGTAACGTTGCTCAAGCCGATGCCTCCATCAAAGCTG GGAAATGGCAGAGGAACAAATATGTTGGTGTGTCACTTGTTGGCAAGACACTTGCTGTAATGGGGTTTGGAAAGGTCGGGTCTGAAGTTGCTAGGCGAGCAAAGGGACTCGGCATGCATGTTATTGCTCATGATCCATATGCCGCAGCAGATCGTGCCCGTGCTGTAGGAGTTGATCTTGTGAGCTTTGATGAAGCCATCGCAACTGCAgatttcatttcattgcatATGCCCCTTACTCCTGCCACTTCTAAGATTCTTAATGATGAAAATTTTGCAAAGATGAAGAAAGGGGTGCGGATTGTAAATGTTGCTCGTGGAGGAGTAATTGATGAGGATGCACTAGTGAAAGCGCTGGATGCAGGCATAGTGGCTCAG GCAGCTCTTGATGTTTTCACTGAGGAGCCACCTTCAAAGGACAGCAAGTTGGTGCAACATGAGAATGTAACTGTGACTCCGCATCTAGGTGCCAGCACTATGGAAGCTCAG GAAGGAGTGGCCATTGAAATAGCTGAAGCTGTTGTTGGAGCATTGAAAGGGGAGCTTGCTGCTACTGCTGTTAATGCACCCATGGTTCCTGCTGAG GTCTTAACAGAGCTGAAGCCGTTTGTTGTACTAGCTGAAAAACTTGGAAGACTGGCTGTCCAATTAGTAGCAGGAGGAAGTGGggtgaaaaatgtgaaagtCACTTATGCATCATCAAGAGCCCCTGATGATCTTGACACAAGGGTACTCCGTGCCATGATTACAAAGGGTCTAATTGAACCTATTTCCGATGTTTTTGTGAACTTGGTAAATGCAGATTTTACTGCTAAACAGAGAGGACTCCGTATAACTGAAGAAAGAATTCTTCTGGATGGTTCACCTGAAAATCCGCTTGAGTTCATCCAGGTTCAAATCGCAAATGTAGAATCAAAATTTGCCAGTGCCATTTCTGAGTCGGGGGAAATCAAAATGGAGGGACGGGTTAAAGATGGAATCCCTCATTTGACGAAGGTTGGATCTTTTGAAGTGGATGTCAGCTTGGAAGGCAGTATCATTCTGTGCAGACAGGTTGATCAACCTGGATTGATTGGAAAGGTTGGGAGCATTTTGGGTGAGGAAAATGTGAACGTTAGCTTTATGAGTGTTGGAAGAGTTGCTCCAAGAAAGCATGCTGTAATGGCAATTGGAGTAGATGAACAACCCAGCAAGGAATCATTAAAGAGGATTGGAGAAATCTCAGCGATTGAGGAGTTTGTTTACCTTAAGTTATAG